A single region of the Streptomyces vilmorinianum genome encodes:
- a CDS encoding FG-GAP-like repeat-containing protein, which yields MIAAAVALPLAVHLAQDEPVPTGPQAELENTEPHPLSAAEAAREAKRTGKDVEVTAERTTNSTTWAQPDGLMRIRTYSDTIRAKVGGEWKKIDTTLKRVKDGYAPAAVNDPLLFSAGSPGTTSGQTRASRGVHRTSMLSAATTDDGRSWNELVRLTTDGHDLVVSWPGPLPAPVVDGPRALYENVRPGIDLLLTARDGGYSHVLIVHTPEAAKDPLLADLDYRLTSPTLTFKLNDTSDVVSAMDSTGQEMATSPTPYLWDSAGAVRATIGEPAPQIDPAIGDTALALPGLAGPQPGSHDSVLDATLTTDGVLDLAVNTKVLADPDTVYPVFIDPSFKGRKANWTLLYQKYPNSSFYNGQNFNNGTNEARVGYEADSGGLSRSVFTFEHDKKLYDATIKESYFRVLQTYSWGCSARQYNIHLTNTISGSTTFNTFPNSSWGAVVGNVTNGHGYRSDTCPDKWVGVRIDSAAQNAAAKHWTSITLGLRAANEGDTAAWKKFMANGESSPYIETLFNHKPNEPLQSEMKLSPGGTCDYSAPFPSVGKSDIRFTVTGRDIDGDLKEVHLKVWPTGDPAHPVIDKAKVPASDGVISELVPWESFTGGKTYSWTAWTVDWEQSGSSWGPYGTTSYCQFMVDHTAPSSPVITSSDGRFPPPGDDKNTWSTVEFGTEGNFTFATAPTDASVVRYEYSLNTNNHTLNAPLTTTQGATVGKTLKPPMAGVNILYAWAVDNAGNRSQPAKYAFFVTPRKVIDPPGDLSGDGTPDLLAIDNTGNLRTYPAEPGGDVNVNMTGAYNTSGELDDGYWTDSTGQKPALISHATDWFPGDGINDIVARMPDGKLYLYPGDGYGSFNVDERVDILLPAGSPSPASLTQLAVTRDITGDGLPDMFARAGTQLWAFTGYTGGSFTDARLLAGGAWDTRDIVTVGDISGDGVADLLFRGEETGRGLLLRHGKAATGGGVDLNSLALASSSGTGADEVYGTGGWNRAGIPKIQGTPDATGDGIPDLWAVMADGTLRFYAGARTTHGTSTLVGEGGWTGLLTLG from the coding sequence GTGATCGCGGCCGCTGTCGCGCTGCCCCTGGCCGTGCACCTCGCTCAGGACGAGCCTGTACCGACGGGCCCCCAGGCGGAGCTCGAGAACACCGAGCCGCACCCGCTGAGCGCCGCCGAAGCAGCCCGGGAGGCGAAGCGGACCGGGAAGGACGTCGAGGTCACCGCGGAGCGAACGACCAATTCGACCACCTGGGCGCAGCCCGACGGCCTGATGCGGATCCGCACCTACAGCGACACCATCCGGGCCAAGGTCGGCGGCGAGTGGAAGAAGATCGACACGACGCTCAAGCGGGTGAAGGACGGCTACGCGCCCGCCGCCGTCAACGATCCACTGCTGTTCAGCGCCGGCAGCCCCGGCACGACCAGCGGCCAGACGCGTGCTTCACGAGGCGTGCACCGCACCTCGATGCTCTCAGCCGCCACGACCGACGACGGCCGCTCCTGGAACGAACTCGTCCGGCTCACAACGGACGGGCACGACCTCGTCGTCAGCTGGCCAGGCCCTCTGCCAGCACCAGTTGTCGACGGCCCAAGGGCGTTGTACGAGAACGTGCGCCCCGGTATCGACCTGCTCCTGACCGCACGTGACGGCGGCTACTCCCATGTGCTGATCGTCCACACCCCAGAGGCGGCCAAGGACCCGCTCCTCGCCGACCTCGACTACCGCCTGACCTCTCCCACACTGACCTTCAAGCTGAATGACACCTCCGATGTCGTCAGCGCGATGGACAGCACGGGCCAGGAGATGGCGACCTCGCCCACGCCCTACCTGTGGGACTCCGCCGGCGCCGTCAGGGCGACCATCGGCGAACCGGCCCCGCAGATCGACCCCGCGATCGGCGACACGGCCCTCGCACTGCCCGGCCTCGCCGGGCCGCAGCCCGGCAGCCACGACAGTGTCCTCGACGCCACCCTCACGACAGACGGTGTCCTCGACCTGGCCGTGAACACGAAGGTTCTCGCCGACCCCGACACCGTGTACCCGGTCTTCATCGACCCGTCCTTCAAGGGACGCAAGGCGAACTGGACCCTGCTCTACCAGAAGTACCCCAACTCCAGCTTCTACAACGGGCAGAACTTCAACAACGGCACCAACGAGGCACGCGTAGGGTACGAAGCAGACAGTGGCGGGCTGTCCCGCTCCGTCTTCACCTTCGAGCACGACAAGAAGCTGTACGACGCCACCATCAAGGAGTCGTACTTCCGCGTGCTGCAGACCTACTCCTGGGGCTGCTCCGCACGCCAGTACAACATTCACCTCACCAACACCATCTCCGGTAGCACCACCTTCAACACCTTCCCCAACAGCAGCTGGGGCGCGGTCGTCGGCAACGTCACCAACGGGCACGGCTACAGATCCGACACCTGCCCGGACAAGTGGGTCGGGGTACGCATCGACTCCGCAGCCCAGAACGCCGCCGCGAAGCACTGGACCTCCATCACGCTGGGCCTGCGGGCCGCAAACGAGGGGGACACCGCCGCCTGGAAGAAGTTCATGGCCAACGGCGAAAGTTCGCCGTACATCGAGACCCTCTTCAACCACAAGCCGAACGAGCCCCTGCAGTCGGAGATGAAGCTCTCCCCCGGAGGCACCTGCGACTACAGCGCTCCTTTCCCCTCCGTCGGCAAGTCCGACATCAGGTTCACCGTCACAGGAAGAGACATCGACGGCGACCTGAAGGAAGTGCACCTGAAAGTCTGGCCGACCGGCGACCCAGCCCACCCCGTGATCGACAAGGCCAAGGTGCCGGCAAGTGATGGCGTCATCTCCGAGCTGGTCCCTTGGGAATCCTTCACAGGCGGCAAGACCTACTCCTGGACCGCATGGACCGTCGACTGGGAGCAATCCGGATCGTCGTGGGGCCCGTATGGGACCACGTCCTACTGCCAGTTCATGGTCGACCACACAGCCCCCAGCAGCCCGGTCATCACCTCTTCTGACGGTCGCTTCCCCCCGCCTGGGGATGACAAGAACACGTGGAGCACGGTCGAGTTCGGGACGGAAGGCAACTTCACCTTCGCCACCGCCCCCACGGATGCCAGCGTCGTCCGCTACGAATACAGCCTCAACACCAATAACCACACCCTCAACGCTCCCTTGACCACCACCCAGGGAGCCACAGTCGGCAAGACCCTCAAGCCGCCGATGGCCGGAGTCAACATTCTGTACGCATGGGCTGTCGACAATGCGGGCAACCGCTCCCAGCCCGCCAAGTACGCCTTCTTCGTCACCCCACGCAAGGTCATCGACCCACCCGGTGACCTCAGCGGCGACGGCACACCCGACCTCCTCGCCATCGACAACACCGGGAACCTGCGCACCTACCCCGCCGAACCCGGAGGCGACGTCAACGTCAACATGACAGGCGCCTACAACACGTCGGGCGAACTCGACGACGGCTACTGGACGGACTCCACCGGCCAGAAGCCCGCGCTCATCAGCCACGCCACCGACTGGTTCCCCGGCGACGGCATCAACGACATCGTCGCCCGTATGCCGGACGGCAAGCTTTACCTCTACCCCGGTGACGGATACGGCAGCTTCAACGTCGACGAGCGCGTCGACATCCTCCTCCCCGCCGGCTCGCCCAGCCCGGCTTCCCTCACCCAGCTCGCGGTCACCCGCGACATCACCGGCGACGGACTGCCCGACATGTTCGCCCGGGCCGGTACCCAGCTGTGGGCCTTCACCGGATACACCGGCGGCAGCTTCACCGACGCCCGGCTCCTGGCCGGTGGCGCCTGGGACACCCGCGACATCGTCACCGTCGGGGACATCTCCGGTGACGGCGTCGCCGACCTCCTCTTCCGGGGAGAGGAGACCGGGCGTGGGCTTCTGCTCCGGCACGGCAAGGCGGCCACGGGTGGAGGCGTCGACCTGAACTCGCTCGCGCTGGCGTCGAGCTCCGGCACCGGCGCGGACGAGGTCTACGGAACCGGCGGCTGGAACCGAGCCGGCATTCCCAAGATCCAGGGGACCCCGGACGCCACCGGCGACGGCATCCCCGACCTCTGGGCCGTCATGGCCGACGGCACCCTCCGCTTCTACGCCGGAGCCCGCACCACCCACGGCACCTCCACCCTCGTCGGCGAAGGAGGCTGGACCGGCCTGCTCACCCTCGGGTGA
- a CDS encoding type II toxin-antitoxin system Phd/YefM family antitoxin yields MSISANEARQRFYPLIKQVNEDHQPIEVTSREHGDIVIMSAEDFRSWQETVYLLRSPRNAQILMESIAELDAGRGQARELIDTDDTEGSAA; encoded by the coding sequence GTGTCGATTTCGGCGAACGAGGCCCGCCAGCGTTTCTACCCGCTGATCAAGCAGGTCAACGAAGATCACCAACCGATAGAGGTCACCTCCCGCGAGCACGGGGACATCGTCATCATGTCCGCCGAGGACTTCCGCTCCTGGCAGGAGACGGTGTATCTCCTGCGCTCGCCGCGCAACGCACAGATCCTCATGGAGTCCATCGCAGAGCTGGACGCCGGCCGCGGCCAGGCCAGGGAACTGATCGACACAGACGACACCGAAGGGTCCGCCGCGTGA
- a CDS encoding Txe/YoeB family addiction module toxin, with amino-acid sequence MKVVFSGRAWDQYTYWTTADPKVLKRINRLIKEIQRTPFEGAGKPEPLKETLSGWWSRRITDEHRLVYRVRDEAVEIAQARYHY; translated from the coding sequence GTGAAGGTCGTCTTCTCCGGCCGGGCGTGGGACCAGTACACCTACTGGACAACAGCCGACCCGAAGGTCCTCAAGAGGATCAACCGTCTGATCAAGGAAATCCAGCGAACGCCGTTCGAGGGCGCCGGCAAGCCGGAACCGCTCAAGGAAACCCTCTCAGGATGGTGGTCCCGCCGGATCACCGACGAGCACCGCCTGGTGTACCGCGTGCGGGATGAGGCCGTGGAGATCGCCCAGGCCCGCTACCACTACTGA
- a CDS encoding Cmx/CmrA family chloramphenicol efflux MFS transporter — MPLAVYILGLSVFALGTSEFMLSGLLPPIADDMNVSIPRAGLLISAFAVGMVVGAPLLAVATLRLPRKTTLVTLISVFGLGQVAGALAPNYAVLFASRVVSALACAGFWAVGAAVAIAMVPVGARAKAMAVMIGGLSIANVLGVPAGAFLGEHLGWRSAFWAVGVASAVALVGVVTRIPHIPLPATKPRLKRELVIYRDRQVLLSIVITALAAGGVFCAFSYLAPVITDVAGIDTRWVSAILGLFGIGALIGTTIGGRVADAHLFGVLLSGVTASTVFLVALAFFASSPVAVIALSFLLGVSAFYTAPALNARMFNVAGAAPTLAGATTTAAFNLGNTAGPWFGGTVIDADFGFAATAWAGAAMTVVALGTVALSLRLHKSRSRVVASSTPQATTATAQSEKVPALTE; from the coding sequence ATGCCCCTCGCCGTCTACATCCTCGGCCTCTCCGTCTTCGCGCTCGGCACGAGCGAATTCATGCTGTCCGGCCTTCTGCCACCCATCGCCGACGACATGAACGTCTCCATCCCCCGCGCCGGCCTGCTCATCTCCGCCTTCGCCGTCGGGATGGTCGTCGGCGCCCCGCTGCTCGCCGTCGCGACCCTGCGCCTGCCCCGCAAGACGACGCTGGTCACGCTGATCTCCGTCTTCGGCCTCGGCCAGGTCGCCGGTGCCCTCGCGCCCAACTACGCCGTCCTCTTCGCCTCGCGCGTCGTGAGCGCGCTCGCCTGCGCCGGGTTCTGGGCGGTCGGCGCCGCCGTCGCCATCGCGATGGTCCCGGTCGGTGCCCGCGCCAAGGCGATGGCGGTCATGATCGGCGGGCTGTCCATCGCCAACGTGCTCGGCGTCCCCGCGGGCGCCTTCCTCGGTGAGCACCTCGGCTGGCGCTCCGCGTTCTGGGCCGTCGGCGTGGCCTCCGCCGTCGCCCTCGTCGGCGTGGTCACCCGCATCCCGCACATCCCGCTCCCGGCGACGAAGCCCCGCCTCAAGCGCGAGCTGGTGATCTACCGCGACCGCCAGGTGCTGCTCTCGATCGTGATCACCGCGCTCGCCGCGGGCGGCGTCTTCTGCGCGTTCTCGTACCTCGCCCCGGTCATCACGGACGTCGCCGGGATCGACACCCGCTGGGTCTCCGCGATCCTCGGCCTCTTCGGCATCGGCGCACTGATCGGTACGACGATCGGCGGCCGGGTCGCGGACGCCCACCTCTTCGGCGTGCTGCTCAGCGGTGTCACCGCCTCGACGGTCTTCCTGGTCGCCCTGGCCTTCTTCGCCTCCAGCCCGGTCGCCGTGATCGCCCTCTCCTTCCTCCTGGGCGTCTCTGCCTTCTACACCGCCCCCGCCCTCAACGCCCGCATGTTCAACGTGGCGGGCGCCGCCCCGACCCTCGCGGGCGCCACGACGACGGCGGCCTTCAACCTGGGCAACACCGCGGGCCCCTGGTTCGGCGGCACGGTCATCGACGCGGACTTCGGCTTCGCGGCGACGGCGTGGGCGGGCGCGGCGATGACCGTGGTGGCGCTGGGGACCGTCGCGCTGTCCCTGCGGCTGCACAAGTCCCGCTCGCGGGTGGTGGCTTCCTCCACCCCGCAGGCCACCACCGCCACCGCTCAGTCGGAAAAGGTTCCCGCCCTCACGGAGTAG
- a CDS encoding DUF4031 domain-containing protein, translated as MTLYIDPPTWPGHGRMWSHLVSDVSYDELHAFAASIGAPPRAFERDHYDIPSDRYADAVAAGAVEIGSKELVRRITEAGLRRPKFPRREPEPGV; from the coding sequence ATGACCCTCTACATCGACCCGCCGACCTGGCCGGGCCATGGCCGCATGTGGTCGCACCTGGTCAGCGACGTCTCGTACGACGAACTCCACGCCTTCGCCGCCTCGATCGGCGCCCCGCCGCGCGCCTTCGAGCGCGACCACTACGACATCCCGTCGGACCGGTACGCGGACGCGGTGGCGGCGGGCGCGGTCGAGATCGGCTCGAAGGAACTCGTACGCCGGATCACGGAGGCGGGACTGCGGCGGCCGAAGTTCCCGCGACGGGAGCCGGAGCCGGGCGTCTGA
- a CDS encoding MurR/RpiR family transcriptional regulator: protein MTNDVKEIFTGQPGRDAPPAPAALAAKVRTLAPSMTRSMQRVAEAVAGDPAGCAALTVTGLAELTGTSEATVVRTARLLGYPGYRDLRLALAGLAAQQQSGRAPSVTADIAVDDPIADVVAKLAYDEQQTLADTAAGLDTVQLGAAVAALAAARRIDIYGVGASGLVAQDLGQKLLRIGLLAHAHSDPHLAVTNAVQLRSGDVAIAITHSGSTGDVIEPLRVAFDHGATTVAITGRPDGPVTQYADHILTTSTARESELRPAAMSSRTSQLLVVDCLFTCVTQRTYETAAPALAASYEALAHRHSPRTR, encoded by the coding sequence GTGACCAATGACGTGAAGGAAATTTTCACCGGGCAGCCCGGCCGCGACGCCCCGCCCGCGCCCGCCGCCCTCGCCGCCAAGGTACGCACCCTCGCGCCGTCCATGACCCGCTCCATGCAGCGCGTCGCCGAGGCCGTCGCCGGGGACCCGGCCGGCTGCGCCGCCCTCACGGTCACCGGCCTCGCCGAGCTCACCGGCACCAGCGAGGCGACCGTGGTCCGCACCGCACGCCTCCTCGGCTACCCCGGCTACCGCGACCTGCGCCTCGCCCTCGCCGGCCTCGCCGCCCAGCAGCAGTCCGGCCGCGCGCCCTCCGTCACCGCCGACATCGCCGTCGACGACCCCATCGCCGACGTCGTCGCCAAGCTCGCCTACGACGAGCAGCAGACCCTCGCCGACACCGCCGCCGGACTCGACACCGTCCAGCTCGGCGCCGCCGTCGCCGCCCTCGCCGCCGCCCGCCGCATCGACATCTACGGCGTCGGCGCCTCCGGCCTCGTCGCCCAGGACCTCGGCCAGAAGCTGCTCCGTATCGGCCTGCTCGCGCACGCGCACAGCGACCCGCACCTCGCCGTCACCAACGCCGTGCAGCTCCGCTCCGGGGACGTCGCCATCGCCATCACCCACTCCGGCTCGACCGGCGACGTCATAGAACCGCTGCGCGTCGCCTTCGACCACGGCGCGACCACGGTCGCGATCACCGGCCGCCCGGACGGGCCGGTGACGCAGTACGCCGATCACATACTGACCACCTCCACGGCCCGCGAGAGCGAACTGCGCCCCGCCGCCATGTCGTCCCGTACCAGCCAACTCCTGGTCGTGGACTGCCTGTTCACCTGCGTCACGCAACGTACGTACGAGACGGCGGCCCCCGCCCTCGCGGCGTCGTACGAAGCCCTGGCCCACCGGCACTCCCCCCGCACCCGGTAA
- the murQ gene encoding N-acetylmuramic acid 6-phosphate etherase has protein sequence MSATYSELRAQLASLTTEAFRPELAEIDQLPTAEIAALMNAEDQTVPAAVAAQLPAIAAAIDATAARMARGGRLIYAGAGTAGRLGVLDASECPPTFNTDPSEVLGLIAGGPTAMVKAVEGAEDSKDLAARDLDTLHITAEDTVVGISASGRTPYAIGAVEHARAKGALTIGLSGNPDSALAAAADHGIEVVTGPELLTGSTRLKAGTAQKLVLNMISTITMIRLGKTYGNLMVDVRASNDKLQARSRRIVALATGAPDEQIESALAAADGEVKTAILMILADIDAKAADQRLKNSQGHLRAALRKGETPDAD, from the coding sequence GTGTCTGCTACGTACTCCGAACTGCGCGCCCAACTGGCCTCCCTCACCACCGAAGCGTTCCGTCCGGAACTGGCCGAGATCGACCAGCTCCCCACCGCCGAGATCGCCGCGCTGATGAACGCCGAGGACCAGACCGTCCCCGCCGCCGTCGCCGCCCAGCTCCCGGCGATCGCCGCCGCGATCGACGCCACCGCCGCGCGCATGGCCCGCGGCGGCCGGCTGATCTACGCCGGAGCCGGTACGGCGGGCCGGCTCGGCGTCCTCGACGCGAGCGAGTGCCCGCCCACCTTCAACACCGACCCCTCCGAGGTCCTCGGCCTGATCGCGGGCGGCCCGACGGCGATGGTGAAGGCCGTCGAGGGAGCCGAGGACTCGAAGGACCTCGCGGCGCGGGACCTCGACACCCTCCACATCACCGCCGAGGACACGGTGGTCGGCATCTCCGCCTCCGGCCGTACCCCGTACGCGATCGGGGCGGTCGAACACGCCCGCGCGAAGGGCGCGTTGACGATCGGCCTGTCCGGCAACCCGGACAGCGCCCTGGCGGCGGCCGCCGACCACGGCATCGAGGTCGTCACCGGCCCCGAACTCCTCACCGGCTCCACCCGGTTGAAGGCCGGCACCGCCCAGAAGCTGGTCCTCAACATGATCTCGACGATCACGATGATCCGGCTCGGCAAGACGTACGGAAACCTGATGGTCGACGTACGCGCCTCCAACGACAAGCTCCAGGCACGGTCGCGGCGGATCGTCGCCCTCGCCACCGGCGCGCCGGACGAGCAGATCGAAAGCGCCCTCGCGGCGGCGGACGGGGAGGTGAAGACGGCGATCCTGATGATCCTCGCCGACATCGATGCCAAGGCCGCCGACCAGCGGCTCAAGAACTCCCAGGGCCACCTGCGCGCCGCCCTGCGCAAAGGAGAAACCCCGGACGCCGATTGA
- a CDS encoding LamG-like jellyroll fold domain-containing protein, whose amino-acid sequence MVAAALVGGIPALTAAPSAAATAADGPALTEGHRALAEALKTGQRVEVVGERTERATTYANPDGFSFTLEQSSVPVRVTKSGGGWQKPDATLVRQADGTVSPKAAAVNVDFSGGGSGDELVTITKHGRSLRLGWPGKLPAPELDGPSALYKNVLPDVDLKMTASVEGFRQVLVVKTPKAARNPQLREIDYGLRADGLTIRTMPGGALAATDEQGRTVFRAPAAQMWNSAGRPDETARPELLRAAPPSGHAGPAAPGTNGGHSGELHVDRSQRPGEGDTVRKMKTTVGRGSVSVVPDPELIRETPAEQYPLYIDPTVTWGESERTLLRSDGYESYGWDNGSDGRGQGVGKCGTWNGYYCGPGYVQKLYFEFSPASLKGKQVLDATFRATETWSFTCDARWVDLVRTNNISSSTTWSSRPTELDWMGDRYVSAGRGTACSPSQPEAAIEFHDNPEETNENLTPTVKDFAAGKFSRLTLELRAHDESDTSAWKRFKNDAVLAVTYVGLPDKPSNIGVVAGTSQVCSTTESAPSVVSDPTPALTATPQTMAGGESGAKLRVGYDIDHKNSDGTWSDTPPGNGDVRPTSGFVGDNVKVTLDWSTLSEGKLYRYRAWTRSYYDNGTDYLSGPSNASTTGWCYFKVDPTAPKAPKIAFSGPYTECTANACQGAGGPGVKGTFVFSPADGDTSNVAYQYRLTQTAGWTPLSGSTATAEITPDSSGTYRLYVQAKDNLGRWGAENVVDFLVAAGAGPLARWHFDESSGAALDATGSGHDASLGGAAIRDDRGRRGLITHDTNGTELPAPVTDKGLALDGSGGYAATSGQVLETRSSYTVSAWVRMDQAGRNRTFVSQNGTHRSLFYLGYEQSYGAWTFRAVNNDAPKDGSWSYSRVKSTAPATLGVWTHLTGVYDGTAKTVALYVNGRLQGAAPYTTTWASTGPLQIGRVFWSDVYTDPAVGSIDEVAVWQRTLSATEIADESKLLTSESFAGAELVADWPATQGSGTTIPDSTSGYGRTLTLSGGASLADGQIVLDGTDDAGTAPGPLVDDTGSFTVTTLAELDSTALASKSIGYTGQVLGQRTADGSSWGLWFKLTGKETVLDEETFEERTIPIGTWHFGRLNSDGTLTSVTSSAPAALDSAVRLTGVFDASDGGEPKVSLYLGHNRQGDSTPFAPVSGSGEFAVGMAFDGGSWQHHLPVRLTDLRVWAGAMASPTQITEFIGD is encoded by the coding sequence ATGGTGGCCGCCGCCCTCGTCGGGGGAATCCCCGCGCTGACGGCGGCTCCGTCCGCAGCCGCCACCGCCGCGGACGGACCGGCCCTCACCGAGGGGCACAGGGCGCTCGCCGAGGCCCTGAAGACCGGACAGCGAGTGGAGGTGGTCGGCGAGCGCACCGAACGCGCGACGACCTACGCCAACCCGGACGGCTTCTCCTTCACCCTCGAACAGTCCTCCGTGCCCGTCCGCGTGACGAAGTCCGGCGGAGGCTGGCAGAAGCCCGACGCCACGCTGGTCCGTCAGGCCGACGGCACCGTGTCCCCCAAGGCCGCCGCCGTGAACGTCGACTTCTCCGGCGGCGGCAGCGGCGACGAGCTGGTGACGATCACCAAGCACGGCCGTTCCCTCCGCCTCGGCTGGCCGGGCAAGCTGCCCGCGCCCGAGCTTGACGGCCCGAGCGCGCTCTACAAGAACGTGCTGCCGGACGTGGACCTCAAGATGACCGCGAGCGTGGAGGGGTTCCGCCAGGTCCTGGTCGTCAAGACCCCCAAGGCCGCCCGTAACCCGCAGCTCCGCGAGATCGACTACGGACTCAGGGCCGACGGCCTGACCATCCGCACCATGCCCGGCGGCGCGCTGGCCGCCACCGACGAGCAGGGCCGCACGGTGTTCCGCGCCCCCGCCGCCCAGATGTGGAACTCCGCCGGCCGGCCCGACGAGACCGCCCGCCCCGAACTCCTCCGCGCCGCCCCGCCCTCCGGTCACGCCGGCCCCGCGGCCCCCGGCACGAACGGCGGCCACTCGGGTGAGCTGCACGTCGACCGCTCGCAGCGGCCGGGCGAGGGTGACACCGTCCGGAAGATGAAGACCACGGTCGGCCGTGGCTCGGTGTCGGTCGTCCCCGACCCGGAGCTGATCCGCGAGACCCCCGCCGAGCAGTACCCCCTCTACATCGACCCCACCGTGACCTGGGGCGAGTCCGAGCGCACTCTGCTGCGCTCCGACGGCTACGAGTCGTACGGCTGGGACAACGGCTCCGACGGCCGCGGCCAGGGCGTCGGCAAGTGCGGCACCTGGAACGGCTACTACTGCGGGCCCGGCTACGTCCAGAAGCTGTACTTCGAGTTCTCGCCGGCCAGCCTCAAGGGCAAGCAAGTCCTGGACGCCACGTTCCGTGCCACCGAGACCTGGTCGTTCACCTGTGACGCGCGCTGGGTCGACCTGGTCCGTACGAACAACATCTCCTCGTCCACGACCTGGTCCAGCCGGCCCACAGAGCTGGACTGGATGGGCGACCGGTACGTCTCGGCCGGCCGCGGCACGGCCTGCAGCCCCTCGCAGCCGGAGGCTGCGATCGAGTTCCACGACAACCCGGAAGAGACCAACGAGAATCTGACCCCGACGGTGAAGGACTTCGCCGCGGGCAAGTTCTCCCGGCTCACCCTGGAGCTGCGGGCACACGACGAGTCCGACACCTCCGCCTGGAAGCGGTTCAAGAACGACGCCGTCCTCGCCGTCACGTACGTCGGCCTGCCGGACAAGCCGAGCAACATCGGCGTGGTCGCCGGCACCAGCCAGGTGTGCTCGACCACCGAGTCCGCTCCCTCCGTCGTCTCCGACCCGACCCCGGCGCTGACCGCGACGCCCCAGACCATGGCGGGCGGCGAGTCGGGTGCCAAGCTGCGGGTCGGCTACGACATCGACCACAAGAACAGCGACGGCACCTGGTCCGACACCCCGCCGGGCAACGGCGATGTGCGACCGACCAGCGGCTTCGTCGGTGACAACGTCAAGGTGACGCTCGACTGGTCGACCCTGAGCGAGGGCAAGCTCTACCGCTACCGGGCCTGGACGCGCTCCTACTACGACAACGGAACCGACTACCTCTCGGGTCCGTCGAACGCCTCCACCACCGGCTGGTGCTACTTCAAGGTCGACCCCACCGCGCCCAAGGCGCCGAAGATCGCCTTCAGCGGGCCCTACACCGAATGCACGGCCAACGCCTGCCAGGGCGCGGGTGGTCCGGGCGTGAAGGGGACCTTCGTCTTCTCCCCCGCGGACGGGGACACCTCGAACGTGGCCTACCAGTACCGGCTGACCCAGACCGCCGGCTGGACGCCACTGAGCGGTTCCACGGCGACCGCGGAGATCACCCCGGACAGCTCGGGCACCTACCGGCTCTACGTGCAGGCCAAGGACAACCTGGGCCGCTGGGGTGCGGAGAACGTGGTGGACTTCCTGGTCGCCGCGGGCGCCGGGCCCCTCGCGCGGTGGCACTTCGACGAGTCCTCCGGAGCGGCACTGGACGCCACGGGCTCCGGTCATGACGCGTCGCTGGGCGGCGCCGCCATCCGCGACGACCGCGGACGGCGCGGGCTGATCACCCACGACACCAACGGCACGGAACTGCCCGCACCGGTCACCGACAAGGGCCTCGCCCTCGACGGCAGCGGCGGTTACGCGGCCACCTCCGGTCAGGTCCTGGAGACCCGCTCCTCCTACACCGTCTCCGCCTGGGTCCGCATGGACCAGGCCGGCCGCAATCGCACCTTCGTCAGCCAGAACGGCACCCATCGCAGCCTGTTCTACCTCGGCTACGAGCAGAGCTACGGTGCGTGGACCTTCCGGGCCGTCAACAACGACGCCCCCAAGGACGGCAGCTGGTCCTACAGCCGGGTGAAGTCCACCGCCCCGGCCACCCTGGGCGTGTGGACCCATCTGACCGGCGTGTACGACGGGACGGCCAAGACCGTGGCCCTCTACGTCAACGGCAGGCTTCAGGGCGCCGCGCCCTACACGACGACCTGGGCCTCCACCGGGCCGCTCCAGATCGGCCGCGTCTTCTGGTCGGACGTCTACACCGACCCCGCCGTCGGCTCCATCGACGAGGTGGCCGTCTGGCAGCGGACGCTGAGCGCCACCGAGATCGCCGACGAGTCGAAGCTGCTCACCTCCGAGAGCTTCGCCGGCGCCGAGCTGGTGGCCGACTGGCCGGCCACCCAGGGCAGTGGGACCACCATCCCGGACAGCACCTCCGGTTACGGGCGCACCCTGACCCTCTCGGGCGGGGCCTCCCTCGCCGACGGCCAGATCGTGCTCGACGGCACGGACGACGCGGGCACCGCCCCCGGACCGCTGGTAGACGACACGGGTTCGTTCACCGTCACCACCCTGGCCGAACTCGACAGCACCGCACTGGCGTCCAAGAGCATCGGCTACACGGGCCAGGTCCTCGGCCAGCGCACCGCCGACGGCTCCTCCTGGGGTCTGTGGTTCAAGCTGACCGGCAAGGAGACGGTCCTCGACGAGGAGACCTTCGAGGAGCGCACGATCCCCATCGGAACGTGGCACTTCGGACGCCTCAACAGCGACGGCACCCTCACCTCGGTGACGTCGAGTGCCCCCGCCGCGCTCGACAGCGCCGTCCGGCTGACCGGCGTGTTCGACGCCTCTGACGGCGGAGAACCGAAGGTCAGCCTCTACCTCGGCCACAACCGCCAGGGTGATTCCACCCCGTTCGCCCCGGTGAGCGGCTCCGGCGAGTTCGCCGTCGGCATGGCGTTCGACGGTGGTTCCTGGCAGCACCACCTGCCCGTGCGCCTCACGGACCTCCGTGTGTGGGCCGGCGCCATGGCCTCGCCGACGCAGATCACCGAGTTCATCGGCGACTGA